From a region of the Narcine bancroftii isolate sNarBan1 chromosome 5, sNarBan1.hap1, whole genome shotgun sequence genome:
- the LOC138765468 gene encoding gastrula zinc finger protein xLCGF3.1-like, with product MHPLVHTEEKPFTCPECKKAFSNLSILKAHLQIHTGEKLFSCPEYSKGFTFSSKLKRHLLVLMEEKLFTWPECSQEVRQVRRPADSHRPSLTYLDLQYTGRSTLGRGPSSAPRAANSADLQNHLLFHTREKSFTCHEFTRCNDLWIHQRIHTGERPFTCPKCGKNFTVSSIMLKMHPLVHTEEKPFTCPKCSKEFSRSNSLQIHQWIHTGERPYTCFKCGKMDILLKHQLVHT from the exons ATGCACCCGTTGGTCCACACTGAAGAAAAGCCATTCACCTGTCCCGAGTGCAAGAAGGCCTTCAGCAACTTGTCCATTCTCAAGGCCCATCTGCAGATCCACACTGGGGAAAAGTTGTTTTCCTGCCCCGAGTACAGCAAAGGCTTCACCTTCTCCTCCAAGCTGAAGAGACACCTGTTGGTCCTCATGGAGGAAAAGCTGTTTACCTGGCCCGAATGCAGCCAAGAAGTTCGCCAAGTCCGGCGACCTGCGGATTCACACCG ACCTTCATTGACATATCTAGACTTGCAGTACACTGGCAGGTCCACACTAGGGAGAGGCCCTTCGTCTGCCCCAAGGGCAGCAAATTCTGCTGACCTGCAGAACCATCTGCTGTTCCACACCAGGGAAAAGTCATTTACCTGCCATGAGTTCACCAGGTGCAATGACCTGTGGATTCACCAGCGGATCCATACCGGGGAGAGGCCTTTCACCTGCCCTAAGTGTGGCAAAAACTTCACCGTTTCCTCCATCATGCTGAAGATGCACCCGTTGGTCCACACCGAGGAAAAGCCGTTCACCTGTCCCAAGTGCAGCAAGGAGTTCTCCAGGTCCAACAGTTTGCAGATACACCAGTGGATCCACACTGGGGAAAGACCCTACACCTGCTTCAAATGCGGCAAGATGGACATCCTGCTGAAACACCAGCTAGTTCACACATAA
- the LOC138764576 gene encoding gastrula zinc finger protein XlCGF57.1-like — protein sequence MNPFQCPDCGKNFKRLSNFTKHQRVHTGEKPFTCPECSKGFTISSKLKSHLLVHTGEKPFTCPECSKGFTTSSLLKRHLLVHSGEKPFTCPECSKGFTRSANLWIHCRIHTGERPFTCPECKKAFNSLSNLKEHLLIHSGEKPFTCPECSKSFTFPSKLKRHLLVHTGEKPFTCPECCKGFARSCNLQKHRRLHTCERPFTCPECKKAFSNLSILKAHLQIHSGEKLFTCPECSKGFTFSSKLKRHLLVHTEEKPFTCPECSQELRQVRRPADSHR from the coding sequence ATGAACCCGTTTCAATGCCCCGACTGCGGGAAGAACTTTAAAAGGCTGAGTAACTTTACAaaacaccagcgggtccacactggggaaaagccgttcacctgccccgagtgcagTAAAGGCTTCACCATCTCCTCCAAGTTGAAGAGTCACTTGCTggtccacaccggggaaaagccgttcacctgccccgagtgcagTAAAGGCTTCACCACTTCCTCTCTGCTGAAGAGGCACCTGCTGGTCCACAGCGGGGAAAAGCCGTTTACCTGCCCCGAGTGCAGCAAGGGATTCACCAGGTCCGCCAACCTGTGGATTCACTGTCGGATCCACACTGGTGAGAGGCCCTTCACTTGCCCCGAGTGCAAGAAGGCCTTCAACAGCTTGTCGAACCTCAAGGAACACCTGCTGATCCACAGCGGAGAAAAGCCGTTCACTTGCCCCGAGTGCAGCAAAagcttcaccttcccctccaagCTGAAGAGGCATCTGCTGGTCCACACCGGAGAAAAGCCATTTACCTGCCCTGAGTGCTGCAAGGGGTTCGCCAGGTCCTGCAACCTGCAGAAACACAGGCGGCTCCACACTTGTGAGAGGCCCTTTACGTGCCCCGAGTGCAAGAAGGCCTTCAGCAACTTGTCCATTCTCAAGGcccacctgcagattcacagcgGGGAAAAGttgttcacctgccctgagtgcagcAAAGGCTTCACCTTCTCCTCCAAGCTGAAGAGGCACCTGTTGGTTCACACGGAGGAAAAGCCGTTTACCTGCCCCGAGTGCAGCCAAGAGCTTCGCCAGGTCCGCCGACCTGCGGATTCACACCGGTGA